Genomic window (Pseudothauera hydrothermalis):
GCCACCCCGCTGTACGGCGCGGCCGATACGCGCCTGGGGGCGGAACACGCTAAGCAGCTCGGCCAATAGACTGTCAAAAGCCAACGGCTCGCGGGCAGTCCATAGCGCCTCGAGCAACGCGGTGGCACGCTGCGCGGCGGCTGCATCCTCGCACACCGCGTCGCCAAACCACCAACTACCCTCGCCACTGATCTCCTCGACCACCTGGGCATCCAAATAAAGCATGCGGTAACGCCAGCCGGTTGCGGTCTCGGCCCGCCCGGTGTGAAGTTCGTCGGGATTCATATGCACCAGCGAGCCGGCTGGTGCGAGCACCTCGGCGCCGCGGTAGCGGAAGCGTTCGACCCCGGTTTCGATGGCGCCCAAGCCAAAGCCATCGTGACTATGCGGCTCAAAAGCGTGACGCACGATATGGGCGCGATAGCACTCCACCCCCTTGCGGTGGGCCGGGCGGAAAAAGCGCGCGGTGTCGCGCGCATCGTCGAAAACTTCAGGCACGCCTTGCATGGCTGCGAACTTAGCATGAGCCAGCACGCAGCGGACGGTCAGCTCTGCGGCAACGGCAACGCGGTGTGGTCCAACACGCGACGCAGCACGAAGCTCGAATGCACGCCGGTCACCCCGGGAATGCGGGTGATGCGCTGCAGCAGCAGCTCTTGATAGGCATCCATGTCGGCCACCACGACCTTGAGCTGGTAGTCGGCATCCTGCCCGGTAATCAGCAGACATTCGAGCACCTCGGCAATGGCGGCCACCTCGGCCTCGAAGCGGTCGAAACGCTCTGGGGTGTGGCGGTCCATGGAGATGTGGATCAGCGCCATCAGGGTCAGACCCAGCTTCTTGGCATCGAGCAGCGCCCGGTAGCCAGTGATCAATCCGGATTCTTCCAGCGCACGCACCCGGCGCAGGCAGGACGAGGGCGACAGCGCCACCCGCTCGGCCAGATCCTGGTTGCTGATCCGCCCATCCTGCTGCAACAGCTCGAGGATCTGGCGGTCGTAGCGGTCCAATTGCAGCTTGTTGGTCATTCGAATCACCACACTGCAGTAAATTTCGATTTAATCTATTGTTTTGCAATATTGTGCCAAAAATCGCGTCATCGCAGCGCAACAACGCAATCTTCCACCGAGCCCACTCGCCTAAGATTTCTCTATTGCAGATTCAGCACTAAATCCTCGGAGTGCCGCCATGATGTTGTCCGACCCGTCCGCAAAGTACCGCCCTTTCTCGGCCATCGCGTTGGTCGACCGTCAGTGGCCGAACAAGGTCATCGCGCGGCCGCCGATTTGGTTGAGCACCGATCTGCGCGACGGCAACCAGGCGCTGTTCGAACCGATGAACGTCGAGCGCAAGATGCGCATGTTCCGCACCGTGTGCGGGATCGGCTTCAAGGAGATCGAAGTCGGTTTTCCGTCGGCCTCGCAAACCGACTTCGACTTCGTTCGCCACCTGATCGAAGGCGGCCACATCCCCGCAGATGTCACCATCCAGGTGCTCACCCAGGCGCGCGAGGACCTCATCCGCCGCACCCTGGAATCGGTACGCGGCGCGCGCCGGGCCATCGTGCACGTCTATAACGCCACCTCGCCAACCTTCCGCACACTGGTGTTCAACATGGACAAACCGCAGGTGGTCGCGCTGGCGGTGTCCGCGGTGCGTTTGATCAAGCAGCTCGGCGAAGCGATGCGCGCCGAATGCGGCACCGAGATTGCCCTCGAATACAGCCCGGAGACTTTCTCGGCCACCGAGCTCGAGTTCGCCAAGGAAGTCTGCGACGCGGTGACCGCCGAATGGGGCGCCACGCCTTCCAACAAAGTCATCCTCAACCTGCCGGCCACGGTGGAAGTGGCCACGCCCAACGTGTATGCCGACCAGGTCGAGTGGATGCACCGCCACCTTGCGCGGCGCGACAGCGTGGTGCTTTCGCTCCACCCGCACAACGACCGCGGCACCGGTGTAGCCGCCGCCGAACTTGGCATGATGGCTGGCGCCGACCGGGTCGAAGGCTGTCTCTTTGGCAACGGCGAGCGCACCGGCAACGTGGACCTCGTCACGCTGGCGCTCAATCTCTACACCCAGGGCATCCACCCCGGGCTCGATTTCTCCGACATCAACGCAGTAGCGCGCACCGTCGAGCACTGCAACCAGTTGCCCATCCACCCCCGCCACCCCTATGTGGGGGATCTCGTGTTCACGGCCTTCTCTGGCTCCCACCAGGACGCCATCAAGAAGGGTTTCGCCGCCCAAAAGGCCGGCGCCCCGTGGAACGTACCCTATCTGCCGATCGACCCGGCCGATCTGGGCCGCAGTTACGACTCGGTGATCCGCGTCAACAGCCAGTCCGGCAAGGGCGGCATCGCCTACCTGCTGGAAACCGAGTACGGCATCGTCATGCCGCGCCGCCTGCAGGTGGAGTTCTCGCGTGAGGTGCAGAAAGTCACCGATGCCACCGGCACCGAAATGAGCGCAGCGGCGATCTGGGCGCTGTTTAGCGCCACCTATCTCGACACCGTGGAGCCGGTGCGCTACGTCGAGCACCACCTCTTCGAGCACGGCGCAGCGCAGGGCATCCGCCTGGTGGTGGAGATCGCCGGCACCCGCCACCTCTTGGTGAGCGAAGGCAACGGACCGATCGACGCCGCAGTGCATGCGCTGCAAGGCGCCGGCATCCACATCACCGTGCGCAGCTTTGAAGAGC
Coding sequences:
- a CDS encoding AraC family transcriptional regulator — translated: MQGVPEVFDDARDTARFFRPAHRKGVECYRAHIVRHAFEPHSHDGFGLGAIETGVERFRYRGAEVLAPAGSLVHMNPDELHTGRAETATGWRYRMLYLDAQVVEEISGEGSWWFGDAVCEDAAAAQRATALLEALWTAREPLAFDSLLAELLSVFRPQARIGRAVQRGGAPRFAPVLEYLRAQLAERITLEELAAVAGLSPWHFLRSFRAHYHVTPQQMLMALRLAEAKRQLAAGKPPAEVAAATGLSDQAHLTRAFARRYGVTPARYQRQVRGT
- a CDS encoding Lrp/AsnC family transcriptional regulator, which codes for MQLDRYDRQILELLQQDGRISNQDLAERVALSPSSCLRRVRALEESGLITGYRALLDAKKLGLTLMALIHISMDRHTPERFDRFEAEVAAIAEVLECLLITGQDADYQLKVVVADMDAYQELLLQRITRIPGVTGVHSSFVLRRVLDHTALPLPQS
- the leuA gene encoding 2-isopropylmalate synthase, whose protein sequence is MMLSDPSAKYRPFSAIALVDRQWPNKVIARPPIWLSTDLRDGNQALFEPMNVERKMRMFRTVCGIGFKEIEVGFPSASQTDFDFVRHLIEGGHIPADVTIQVLTQAREDLIRRTLESVRGARRAIVHVYNATSPTFRTLVFNMDKPQVVALAVSAVRLIKQLGEAMRAECGTEIALEYSPETFSATELEFAKEVCDAVTAEWGATPSNKVILNLPATVEVATPNVYADQVEWMHRHLARRDSVVLSLHPHNDRGTGVAAAELGMMAGADRVEGCLFGNGERTGNVDLVTLALNLYTQGIHPGLDFSDINAVARTVEHCNQLPIHPRHPYVGDLVFTAFSGSHQDAIKKGFAAQKAGAPWNVPYLPIDPADLGRSYDSVIRVNSQSGKGGIAYLLETEYGIVMPRRLQVEFSREVQKVTDATGTEMSAAAIWALFSATYLDTVEPVRYVEHHLFEHGAAQGIRLVVEIAGTRHLLVSEGNGPIDAAVHALQGAGIHITVRSFEERSLAPSHDAGEARACAFVELAAPGRGDCYGVGLDGNIVTASIRAIVSGLNRLGLALGADGQSLAA